The following DNA comes from Streptococcus pasteurianus.
GCTACCGTTTTATGTTTGCATAAAAGCAAGGAAGTAGTATTGAATCAGCCAACCCTGCGCCCTTCTCACCAACCGGCACTCGCTCTAAAGGTTTACCCCTGTTCAACTCGTCTTCGTAAGTTATTATAACACGAATAATTTATTTTTCAAGAACTTAATCAATGAAATCTCGAATTGAATTAATTAATCGTTTTGGAGCCTTAACAACTTTGGCTGATGTTTTAGCTGTCGCTTTAACAGCTTTAGCTGGCATTTTTATCGCTGATTGAGCAAATTTGATAGATGTTTTTTCATCTTGGCTTCGCACCGTCAATGATAATTTTGATTTTTTCTTATTTTTGGCTGAAATCAAGACGTCTAAATAAAAGGCATAGACTGATTTTCCAAAATGCTCTGCTGAAATAGCGTACATTTTTTCTTTGTATGTCCTTTCGTCCATTGCTGGTGTATCGGCAATCGCATCTAAAATTGCATCTGCTAAATCTTCTTCATGATAAAAGAGTGTCCCGAACATCTTTTGGTCAATAATATCGTCCAAATAAGGATTGCCATGAGCAATGACAGGCGTTCCGCTGGCAAGGCTTTCTGTGTAGGTCAATCCTTGTGTCTCACTAGTAGAAGCTGAAATAAAGAAATCACTTGCCTTATAATACAAAGCTGTCTCGTCATGTGGGACCATTCCTGTAAAAATCACAGCTTCTTCAATACCCAACTCTGCTACCAAATCTTTCAAATCTTGGAGATAGGGTCCATCACCAACAACAACTAACTTAACACGTTTATTTTCCGACAAAACTTCTGGAAATTGTTTTAGGATAGCTTGGATATTTTTTTCGTAAGAAACACGTGACAAGCTAAGCAGCATGGTTTCATCATCAGCAATGCCTAATTTATCACGGAGAGCTTTAGCATCTTCTGCTGTAATATCCTTGCATTCGTATTCTTCCACACGAATACCTGTCGGGATAACACGTTTAGGAATTTTAATATCGTAACCTTCTAACAGATTTAAAACAATACGTGATGGGCAAATAACGCCGTCTAAATCGTTCAAATAACCGCGAATAATGTACTTAACCATGCCAGGTTTGATGATTTTCCCTTTGGCAATGTAACCAACATAATCCTCATACTGAGTATGATAAGTGTGTACCGCAGGAATGCGGAGTGCAGCAGCAATCATTTTCCCTAAAACACCAACACTAAATTCAGTCTGAGTATGAATAATATCCAATTTATACTGCTTTGCTATTTTATAAGAGGAAATTAACCCACGATACACTACACGACGGTCAGTAAACGACACAAAAGGAACGCTAGGCAGACGAATAATCGTTGGATCCTCGTAGCGTTTAACAGCTTTATCAGTGGTAGTAAATATATAAACCTCGTGTCCCTCTTTTTCCAATTCTTCTTTTAGGGTGCAAATGCTTGTTGAAACCCCTGAAACTTGAGGGAAATAGGTATCTGTAAAAAGACCTATTCTCATTTTACAACTCCATTACTTTTTCATAGACGTCAACTAATTCATGAGCAACTTTATCAATGCTACGGCTTTCAGCCACTTTGTATCCTGCTTCTTGTTTTTGACTTTTTCCTGCTAAGACTTTTCGAAGCGCTCCTACAAATCCATCAATGTCAGTCGCTAATTCTGCACAACTTTCATCTACCCAGCCGTGATAAACAGGAATATCACGTAGCACGACGTGTTGGTGGCTAGCAAGAGCTTCCAAGACAACAATCCCTTCGGTTTCCTCACGACTTGGGAAGAAAAAGGCATCTGCTCCGCTCATTGCTCCCTCAAAAACATCACCTTTAATGTAACCAGCAAAGGTCACATTTGATGGGTGTTTGCGAGTAACAATACTTCTGACTTTATGTGGGATAACCCATTTATTTGTTTCACCGAACCAGATAAAACGGACGTCTGGCATTTGTTCTGCGACTTTTACAAATTCGTCAATGCCCTTGCGCATGAAGTAGAGCCCAGCACAAATAACAACTTTTTCATCTGGTTTAATATCAAAATAATGACGGAAAGCTTCTTCTTTGGCAGAATTTGGAATATAGCGTGACAAATCAATACCATTTGAAACAGCGTAAATTGGATGCTTAATGCCATAACCTGCAATTAAATTTTTTGAGTATTCCGTAGGGGTGATAATGGCATCAGCCTTTTGATAAAAACGACAAAGATACCATCTAAAAATTGGTGATATTAAATTTGAACCAATGAATGAATCACGAAAGTCCTCTTCGGTTGAATGACCGTGCATAAGCACTTTTTTGCCAGCTCTTTTAGATTTCATCAAAAGATGCCAGCTTTTAAGCCCATAAGTATTAATGTGTACTAAATCATAATCGTCTTTCGAGTTGGTTGTATATTCTTGCCCCACAATTGTAAGGGCACGCTCTTGATGTTTAATCGCACGTCCTATGCCGGATTTTCTCAAATAATCCTCGGCTTCCAAATACAGTAAAACTTTCATAATTTCTATTATATCTTATTTTGTATTTTTTTTCACCAAAAGTGAAAAAATCAGTCCTCGGACTGATTTTAATTTGATATAACTAATCAACTATTAACGTGTTGTGCCACGTGTTATAAGACCATGGTTAAGAAGAATTTCTTTTTCTTCAAGTTCCTCTTTGTTCATGATTTTAGTCAACATACGCATGCTGACAGCACCAAGGTCATAAACTGGTTGACTGATTGAGCTAAGGTTTGGGTGTGTGTATGATGTAATTGGTGAATCATTGCTTGTGATGATTTCAAAGTCTTCTGGAACTTTTTTGCCAGCTTCGAACAAGCCGTTCAGTAAGCCTGCTGCCAATTCGTCTTCGGCAACAAAGGCTGCTGTTGCGCCAGAATTAATCACACGTTGTGCAAGTTCAAATCCTTCTTTATAGTTGTAATTAGCTTCAAAGATAAGACCTTCTTTGAATGATAAGCCATTTTTTTCAAGACCTTCTTTGTAACCAGCTAAACGCACTTTACCGTTGATATCAT
Coding sequences within:
- a CDS encoding glycosyltransferase family 4 protein; this encodes MRIGLFTDTYFPQVSGVSTSICTLKEELEKEGHEVYIFTTTDKAVKRYEDPTIIRLPSVPFVSFTDRRVVYRGLISSYKIAKQYKLDIIHTQTEFSVGVLGKMIAAALRIPAVHTYHTQYEDYVGYIAKGKIIKPGMVKYIIRGYLNDLDGVICPSRIVLNLLEGYDIKIPKRVIPTGIRVEEYECKDITAEDAKALRDKLGIADDETMLLSLSRVSYEKNIQAILKQFPEVLSENKRVKLVVVGDGPYLQDLKDLVAELGIEEAVIFTGMVPHDETALYYKASDFFISASTSETQGLTYTESLASGTPVIAHGNPYLDDIIDQKMFGTLFYHEEDLADAILDAIADTPAMDERTYKEKMYAISAEHFGKSVYAFYLDVLISAKNKKKSKLSLTVRSQDEKTSIKFAQSAIKMPAKAVKATAKTSAKVVKAPKRLINSIRDFID
- a CDS encoding glycosyltransferase family 4 protein, giving the protein MKVLLYLEAEDYLRKSGIGRAIKHQERALTIVGQEYTTNSKDDYDLVHINTYGLKSWHLLMKSKRAGKKVLMHGHSTEEDFRDSFIGSNLISPIFRWYLCRFYQKADAIITPTEYSKNLIAGYGIKHPIYAVSNGIDLSRYIPNSAKEEAFRHYFDIKPDEKVVICAGLYFMRKGIDEFVKVAEQMPDVRFIWFGETNKWVIPHKVRSIVTRKHPSNVTFAGYIKGDVFEGAMSGADAFFFPSREETEGIVVLEALASHQHVVLRDIPVYHGWVDESCAELATDIDGFVGALRKVLAGKSQKQEAGYKVAESRSIDKVAHELVDVYEKVMEL